The Pseudomonas entomophila genome segment CCTGCAGGCGCAGTTTGCGACACAGGTGATCGAACTTGTCCTGTTGCGCCTGGGCTAGCGTGTTATCGGGCTCCTTGAAGTAGGCACAGGAATAGGCCATGTCCGGGTCCAGCCAAAGCTGATAGAACTCGTTGGACAGGTCATAGTGGTAGGAAATGGCTTCTGCGTCAGTGCGCTTGTCGTGCGCGGTGCGCACCGGCGAGGAATCGCCTTCATCCTTGAGCAACGCTTCACTGAGCTCGTCGCAGACACGAATGACTTCGCCAATATCGCCCTCCAGCTCCAGCTTGCCTTCAACGAAAGCGGTACCAAGCGCATCCAGGCTGGGATGAGTGAGCTGGGTGATCAGCTGGGGTTCCTTGACTAGGATGGTGACCTGGGGGCTGGGCCCCAGATCGAACTGGTTGCCGTCCCACAGCTTGACGCGCAAAGGCAAGTGCAAGCCCTGCAACGCGAGTGGAAGTTGCGCAAGCATTCATGACCCTCCCTATCTTTGATTCGGGACGCCACGCCTTACATTACGGACGTCACCGGATCAGGGTAGTTCATTCGTGCGAAGTTTCCGTTAATCGCGACCATGGTCTAGCACTATCTGGCACGGTGAGCGCAACGGATTGTATACAATCTTTCGCGCTCGGACTAACCTTGTGCCCCTCTTCGCTTCCTCACTCTGGAGTAGAACCCATGAAATCCTATGACGTGGTGATCATCGGCGGCGGCCCCGGCGGCTACAACGCCGCCATCCGCGCCGGCCAGCTGGGCCTGAGCGTGGCCTGTGTCGAAGGCCGTTCGACCCTCGGCGGCACCTGCCTGAACGTCGGCTGCATGCCCTCCAAGGCACTGCTGCACGCCTCCGAGTTGTTCGAAGCAGCCAGTGGCGAGGAATTCGCGCACCTGGGTATCGAGGTCAAGCCGACCCTGAACCTGGCCCAGATGATGAAGCAGAAGGACGAGAGTGTGACCGGCCTGACCAAGGGCATCGAGTACCTGTTTCGCAAGAACAAGGTCGACTGGGTCAAGGGCTGGGGCCGTCTGGACGGCGTTGGCAAGGTGCTCGTCAAGGCCGAGGACGGCAGCGAAACCACCCTGCAGGCCAAGGACATCGTCATCGCCACCGGCTCCGAACCCACGCCGCTGCCCGGCGTGACCATCGACAACCAGCGCATCATCGACTCCACCGGCGCGCTCGCCCTGCCCCAGGTTCCCAAACACCTGGTGGTGATCGGTGCCGGCGTGATCGGCCTGGAGCTGGGTTCGGTATGGCGTCGCCTGGGTGCCGAAGTGACTGTGATCGAGTACCTGGACCGCATCTGCCCGGGTACCGACAACGAGACTGCCAAGACGCTGCAGAAGGCCTTGGCCAAGCAGGGCATGAACTTCAAGCTCGGCAGCAAAGTCACCCAGGCCACCGCCTCGGCCGACGGGGTCAGCCTGACCCTGGAGCCCGCCGCCGGTGGCACCGCCGAAACCTTGCAGGCCGACTACGTGCTGGTGGCCATCGGCCGGCGCCCGTACACCCAAGGCCTGAACCTGGAAAGCGTGGGGCTGGAAACCGACAAGCGCGGCATGCTCGCCAACGATCACCACCGCAGTTCGGTGCCTGGCATCTGGGTGATCGGCGACGTCACCTCAGGCCCCATGCTGGCGCACAAGGCCGAGGACGAAGCGGTCGCCTGCATCGAGCGCATCGCCGGCAAGCCCCATGAGGTCAACTACAACCTGATCCCGGGCGTCATCTATACCCGCCCCGAACTGGCCACGGTCGGCAAGACCGAAGAGCAGCTCAAGGCCGAGGGCCGCGCCTACAAGGTCGGCAAGTTCCCCTTCACCGCCAACAGCCGCGCCAAGATCAACCACGAGACCGAAGGCTTCGCCAAGGTCATCGCCGACGCCAACACCGACGAAGTACTGGGTGTGCATCTGGTCGGCCCTAGCGTCAGCGAGATGATCGGTGAGTTCTGCGTGGCGATGGAGTTCGCCGCCTCCGCCGAAGACATCGCCCTGATCTGCCACCCGCACCCGACCCGCTCCGAGGCCCTGCGCCAGGCGGCAATGAACGTGGATGGCAAGGCAATGCAGATCTGATCGACCCGCCGGCAGGCTCGCTCCCCCGTAGGAGCCGGCTTGCCGGCGAACCGTCTTCAGCCGTGCGCGAGCTTCTTGTCCACCCCCTCCCGAAACCGTGAGGCCAGGAACGGCGCGATATCCAGCGGCAACGCCTCATTGTGGACAACCTTGTCCAACAGCACCCCGGTAATGGCCGACGTGAGGATCCCGGTACGGAAGTGTCCACAGGCATTGAAATAGCCCTGAACATTATCCACAGGCCCGAGGATTGGCAGTTCATCCGGCGATCCCGGACGTAGCCCGGCCCAGGTGCGCTTGAGGTTGACCTGCGCCAGCTGCGGCACACACCGTATCGCCCCCTGCACCAACCCATTGATCTCGGGGAAGGTGTTGCTGACATCGAAGCCCTTCTCTTCGGTGGTACTGCCGATCAGGATCTCGCCGTTGTCCTTCTGCGCCATGTAGCAATCACTGGTGGTCAGGCAGCCATCGAGCAGCTTGGGCAGGCGCTCGGTCAGGACGATCTGCCCCTTCACCGGCTTGACCGGGATGCTCTCCCCCGTTGCCCATTCACTGAGTTCGGCCGCCCAGGCGCCAGCGGCGTTGATCAGCGTGGCGCAGTGGAACTCGCCGGCTTCGGCGGTGCGCACACCTTTGATCCGCGAACCTTCGTGCAGTACGCCGGTGATGTTCACGTTGGGGTACAGATCGACGCCGTTCTGCCGTGCCGCCTCCATGAACGCATCGCCCAGGCGGAACGGGCTGACCTGGTGATCGCACAGGAACTCCAGCGCACCGGTAGCCTTCAATGTCACCGCCGGCTCAGTGGCACGCAGTGCATCGCGGTCAAGCCAGCGTACCTGGTCGGCCAGGTGAGGGATCTGCTTGACGATGTGCTCAGCGTACAGCTGGTCCTCTTCATCCTGGATGATGTATTTGAGCCCGGTGCGCTCGAACTTGAAGTCCATGCCGTGGCGCTCGATCAGCTCCTGGTGCAGCTGTGGATAAATCGCGTTGGACTGCAGGGCGAAATCGAAGAAGCACTGCGGCAGGATATGCGGCGTGCTGGAATCGACCGCCACGGCCGCACCATGGGCTTCGCGCTTGCTGCGCGTGGACATCATGCGGAAGAAGATCACCCCGCACCCCAGCCCCACCGATTCACCGATGGCCCACAACCCACCCGCCGAAGCGCGAGTGGCGTTGCCTGGGCGCTTGCAGTCGATGAGCGCGATCTTCAGGTTGCCGCGCTTGGACAACTGGTAGGCACAGGACGCGCCGATCACCCCGCCGCCCGCGATGATGATGTCGTAATGCTTGTTCATGCTCAGGCCTCCGTGGCCAGTTGTTCGAATGCGGAAAACGGAATCGGGTCCACCGGGAAGCGCGGCCGCAGCCAGCCCACATCCTTGTGCCCGGTGGCGCTGCGCAGGCGATCGCTGCAATAGCCGACGCACATGCGCCCCTGGCAGTCGCCCATGCTCACCCGGGTGCGCATCTTCAGGCTGGCCATGTCTTGCACGCCCTGCTCCAGGGCCAGGTCGATCTGATCGCGGGTCACGTGCTCGCAGCGGCAGATCACGGTGTCGGCCTGGGGCAGGTCGATCTGTGCGGCGCCACGCGCGGTATAGCGTTCCACACCAGAGCGGAAACGCTTGATCGCCGCCAGCTTGCCCAGGTACTGCTCGCGCCGTTCGATAGCGTTCTCGGCATCGAGCTTGCCCATCTGCTGGAGCATCGACACCGCGGCGATACGCCCGGTCAGCATGGCTGCCTCACCGCCGCGAATACCCGCCATGTCGCCTGCCAGGTGCACATTGGGTCGGCTGCTCTGCTGCCAGACGTTGCACTCGGCACGCAGGTAGCCGTCCTCGCTGAACCCATGTGCCAGCCCCAACTGCTGGCTGAGCTGGGTACGCGGAATGAAGCCGTAGCCCACGGCCAGCGTCTGCACCGACTCACGCTGGACGCGGGTCATGTCCGGCTTCCAGTCCTGGGTGTAGGGCGCGACGCTGACTTCGCGCAGTTCCCCTTCCCCGGTGGCGCCAACAACACCCCAGCCGTAGTGCATGGGGATACCGTTGAGCTTCATGTAGGCGAGCATGCTCAAGCCATCGAGGAACAATTGCGGCTTGTTCATCAGCGCCAGGCTTTCCTTGGCGATGCGGTTGAACGAGCAGGCTTCGTACACGCCAGCGACCTTGGCGCCAGCAGCGTGCAGCTGGCAAGCCACCAGCGGCAGCAGCGGCCCGGTACCGGCGATCAGGGTGCTGCCCAGGGGTTTGACCACACCGCTCTTGATCTGCAGCTGCAGCCCACCCAGCAGGATGACACCCGGTAGCGTCCAGCCTGGGAACGGCACGTTGCGTTCGTGACAGCCAGCGGCCAGCAACAGGTGGGAATAGTCGATCTCGTGCAGTTGCTCATCGCCGTCGAGCACCATCAAGCGTTGATCGTCCCCACCCACAACTCGGTGGTTCAGGCGCAAGTCAATGTGTTGGGCGCTGGCGGCGAAGTCCTCGTGCAGCTTGTTCAGTGCCTTGGTGTAGCGTGGCCCCAGGTAGCCCAGGTCGACACCCGCGCGCAGCGGGCCGCGATAGACCACCCCGCCAGGGCGTGACGCTTCGTCGAACAACAGGCAATCGACACCATGCTCGGCCAGCTCGATGGCCGCGCCCATGCCGGCCGAGCCACCACCGACGATCACAGGACGCAGGCTCATGGACGCTCCTCCTCTTGCACGCGGTTGACCTCAGTCTCCACGCGCATGCCGGGCCTCACCACGGTCTGGCAGGCGCGCCGCTTGGGCCGGCCATCGATCTGCACCAGGCAGCAGTGGCAGACACCCATGCCGCAGTAGGCACCGCTGAGCTGGCCATGATCATTGAGCGCCAACTGGCGCAGGCCGACCGCGTTGAGCACACTGAGGACGGTTTCACCCGCGCTCGCCACGGTGGGCAGACCGTTGACCAGCAAGGTCATCTCGGCCTCGCCCAGCGGCTGAATATCGTACTTTCGTTCCAGAATCTGCATTTCCTGTCGTCCTTGGTGGCTCGTGAGACGGCGACGTTAGGTGAAACGAAG includes the following:
- the lpdA gene encoding dihydrolipoyl dehydrogenase; translation: MKSYDVVIIGGGPGGYNAAIRAGQLGLSVACVEGRSTLGGTCLNVGCMPSKALLHASELFEAASGEEFAHLGIEVKPTLNLAQMMKQKDESVTGLTKGIEYLFRKNKVDWVKGWGRLDGVGKVLVKAEDGSETTLQAKDIVIATGSEPTPLPGVTIDNQRIIDSTGALALPQVPKHLVVIGAGVIGLELGSVWRRLGAEVTVIEYLDRICPGTDNETAKTLQKALAKQGMNFKLGSKVTQATASADGVSLTLEPAAGGTAETLQADYVLVAIGRRPYTQGLNLESVGLETDKRGMLANDHHRSSVPGIWVIGDVTSGPMLAHKAEDEAVACIERIAGKPHEVNYNLIPGVIYTRPELATVGKTEEQLKAEGRAYKVGKFPFTANSRAKINHETEGFAKVIADANTDEVLGVHLVGPSVSEMIGEFCVAMEFAASAEDIALICHPHPTRSEALRQAAMNVDGKAMQI
- the hcnC gene encoding cyanide-forming glycine dehydrogenase subunit HcnC: MNKHYDIIIAGGGVIGASCAYQLSKRGNLKIALIDCKRPGNATRASAGGLWAIGESVGLGCGVIFFRMMSTRSKREAHGAAVAVDSSTPHILPQCFFDFALQSNAIYPQLHQELIERHGMDFKFERTGLKYIIQDEEDQLYAEHIVKQIPHLADQVRWLDRDALRATEPAVTLKATGALEFLCDHQVSPFRLGDAFMEAARQNGVDLYPNVNITGVLHEGSRIKGVRTAEAGEFHCATLINAAGAWAAELSEWATGESIPVKPVKGQIVLTERLPKLLDGCLTTSDCYMAQKDNGEILIGSTTEEKGFDVSNTFPEINGLVQGAIRCVPQLAQVNLKRTWAGLRPGSPDELPILGPVDNVQGYFNACGHFRTGILTSAITGVLLDKVVHNEALPLDIAPFLASRFREGVDKKLAHG
- the hcnB gene encoding cyanide-forming glycine dehydrogenase subunit HcnB, with the translated sequence MSLRPVIVGGGSAGMGAAIELAEHGVDCLLFDEASRPGGVVYRGPLRAGVDLGYLGPRYTKALNKLHEDFAASAQHIDLRLNHRVVGGDDQRLMVLDGDEQLHEIDYSHLLLAAGCHERNVPFPGWTLPGVILLGGLQLQIKSGVVKPLGSTLIAGTGPLLPLVACQLHAAGAKVAGVYEACSFNRIAKESLALMNKPQLFLDGLSMLAYMKLNGIPMHYGWGVVGATGEGELREVSVAPYTQDWKPDMTRVQRESVQTLAVGYGFIPRTQLSQQLGLAHGFSEDGYLRAECNVWQQSSRPNVHLAGDMAGIRGGEAAMLTGRIAAVSMLQQMGKLDAENAIERREQYLGKLAAIKRFRSGVERYTARGAAQIDLPQADTVICRCEHVTRDQIDLALEQGVQDMASLKMRTRVSMGDCQGRMCVGYCSDRLRSATGHKDVGWLRPRFPVDPIPFSAFEQLATEA
- the hcnA gene encoding cyanide-forming glycine dehydrogenase subunit HcnA, with translation MQILERKYDIQPLGEAEMTLLVNGLPTVASAGETVLSVLNAVGLRQLALNDHGQLSGAYCGMGVCHCCLVQIDGRPKRRACQTVVRPGMRVETEVNRVQEEERP